A single region of the Metarhizium brunneum chromosome 6, complete sequence genome encodes:
- the rev1 gene encoding DNA repair protein rev1, which yields MGSVLEKNSSLVRKRIEDHKFQDEEGDEYEGSKFGGFGDYFRRKKIKLQNLDADLRAASDKPQIFKGIVAHITGYTQPPLHVLHREIVEHGGGFIQYLDSKTMATHIIASTLPPKKSVDFGRYRIVKPAWIVDSVAAGKLMPWGDYRVLDEGPRQKVLRFDDERGMTQASPEARRGYKEQTDNSFYTSQFKSSTTDPSQSLSRFGEETPTPSKPSVSLASNEQQKPADRCQYLMTSPKSYLCRNMESQGVVTPTRHDTQNHKVMGPPEQSRGVVDTRSPSPVAEPAKEMTSEEHNAWLLSDPRLRKSSTANPEFLKQFYSESRLHHLSTWKASLKSAMQRLAAEKGLTQRMFKKKPGARGYIMHVDFDSFFCAVSLKKHPEYADKPTVVAHSSGPGSEIASCNYPAREFGVKNGMWMKRATELCPDLKVLPYDFPAYEEASRLFYDSILSIGGVVQSVSVDEVLIDATAVVYSTSDSQGIGIDEGNVWREQEKADEIAARLRESIKTKTGCDVSVGIGGNILQAKVALRRAKPAGQFQLKPESVLDIVGELTVEQLPGVSHSIGGKLEELGIKFVKDVRTVSKERLAGALGPKTSEKLSDYARGIDRTEVGEQPPRKSVSAEVSWGIRFISQQEAEEFVFNLCKELEKRLVNEQVRGTHLTMKIMRRCLDAPLDPAKHLGHGRCDTFNKSATFGVATHNSETIGKEAVAILRSFKFSPGDLRGLGVQMTKLEPIKAQQARPTESSQRTLNFGPFVGPSSAKKPSRTEAIDDIESPQRPKRSPGHGIDTDPIADDPLTPRKPKVHPAMALSKAAQEDAKANTPLNVSGTQFILPSNPDPAVISELPNDIRSRLMGQRSRQSPAPEVPRLEGPASMEALLPSQIDADVFNALPDDMKAEVLATYGRRPAVPQSPRRDQHLVQPRKQTTPTKQGGIRSIFGKVQRQRDAQTGVVQTNFRTLRPGSESPIVEEIEELDAEFLAELPEDVRKEVVADHRRRRMALRSGLDAPPRRHATSDTESVLPGGQRKITFPAPPRKVAFASSGVTSTREVKDMLDAWHTQTRHDGPHSSDVEVFDKYLQKVVKEERDLEKVVILIKWLHILVEQDGSPGRGQESWREAAKQVESAVQAAVKERGFGPLDI from the exons ATGGGCAGCGTATTGGAAAAGAATTCGTCTCTGGTGCGCAAGAGGATAGAAGATCACAAGTTTCAAGATGAGGAGGGTGACGAGTATGAGGGCAGCAAGTTTGGTGGATTTGGCGACTACTTCCGCCGCAAGAAGATTAAGCTGCAGAATCTCGACGCCGATCTGCGTGCCGCTTCTGACAAACCTCAGATTTTCAAGGGAATAGTTGCTCATATTACCGGCTATACTCAGCCGCCCCTGCATGT CCTTCATCGCGAAATCGTggagcacggcggcggcttcattCAATACTTGGACTCGAAGACAATGGCTACCCATATCATTGCTTCCACTCTACCTCCGAAAAAGAGCGTTGATTTTGGCCGATACCGGATCGTCAAACCCGCATGGATCGTGGACTCGGTGGCCGCTGGCAAGTTGATGCCATGGGGCGATTATCGTGTGCTGGATGAAGGACCGAGACAAAAGGTCCTAAGATTTGATGATGAACGAGGCATGACGCAGGCCAGTCCAGAAGCTAGGCGGGGATACAAGGAGCAGACCGACAATAGCTTCTACACATCACAGTTCAAGTCGTCTACAACCGATCCCAGTCAGTCTTTGAGCCGATTCGGAGAAGAGACACCAACTCCATCAAAGCCCTCAGTTTCGCTCGCTTCCAACGAACAACAGAAACCGGCCGATAGATGCCAATATCTGATGACGTCTCCCAAATCCTACCTCTGCAGAAACATGGAAAGCCAAGGTGTAGTGACACCCACCCGCCATGACACCCAGAATCATAAAGTTATGGGACCTCCAGAACAAAGTCGTGGAGTAGTCGATACTAGGAGTCCCTCTCCAGTTGCGGAGCCAGCCAAAGAAATGACGTCTGAGGAGCACAATGCTTGGTTGTTATCAGACCCCCGTTTACGCAAGTCATCGACAGCAAACCCCGAGTTTCTCAAGCAATTTTACTCCGAAAGCCGACTGCATCATCTCTCCACCTGGAAGGCAAGCCTAAAGTCAGCAATGCAGCGACTAGCTGCCGAGAAAGGGTTGACGCAAAGGATGTTTAAAAAGAAGCCAGGCGCGCGGGGCTACATTATGCACGTTGACTTTGACAGTTTTTTTTGTGCTGTATCGCTGAAGAAACATCCCGAGTATGCCGACAAACCTACCGTTGTGGCACACAGCAGTGGTCCAGGGTCTGAAATTGCAAGCTGTAATTACCCAGCTCGCGAATTCGGAGTCAAAAATGGAATGTGGATGAAACGGGCTACAGAGCTGTGTCCTGATCTCAAAGTTTTGCCATACGACTTTCCCGCGTACGAAGAAGCTAGTCGGTTGTTTTATGACTCAATTTTGTCTATCGGAGGAGTCGTGCAGAGCGTCAGTGTTGACGAGGTTTTGATAGACGCTACTGCTGTTGTGTACTCTACGTCGGACTCCcagggcattggcattgatgaAGGAAATGTCTGGCGAGAACAGGAGAAGGCAGATGAGATTGCTGCAAGGCTCAGAGAGAGCATCAAAACCAAAACCGGATGCGATGTTTCTGTTGGCATCGGTGGTAACATTTTACAGGCCAAAGTCGCGCTGCGAAGAGCCAAACCAGCCGGGCAATTTCAGCTCAAGCCAGAGAGTGTCCTGGATATCGTGGGCGAATTGACAGTCGAGCAACTACCTGGCGTTTCTCACAGCATCGGCGGAAAGCTTGAGGAGCTGGGAATCAAATTTGTCAAAGACGTTCGGACCGTGTCAAAGGAGCGTCTTGCTGGTGCCCTGGGACCAAAGACCAGCGAGAAACTCTCAGACTATGCTCGCGGCATTGACCGAACGGAGGTTGGAGAGCAGCCACCACGAAAGTCCGTGTCCGCTGAAGTCAGCTGGGGAATTCGGTTCATTAGCCAACAAGAGGCAGAAGAGTTTGTGTTCAACTTGTGCAAGGAGTTGGAGAAGCGTCTTGTGAATGAGCAGGTCAGGGGCACGCATCTCACCATGAAGATTATGCGAAGATGCCTGGACGCACCGTTGGACCCGGCCAAACATCTGGGCCATGGCAGGTGTGACACTTTCAACAAGAGCGCAACATTTGGTGTGGCGACGCACAACTCCGAAACTATTGGTAAAGAGGCCGTCGCTATCTTGAGATCATTCAAATTTAGTCCTGGTGATTTGCGTGGTCTGGGCGTGCAAATGACCAAACTGGAACCGATCAAGGCACAACAAGCCCGGCCCACCGAGAGTAGTCAACGGACACTGAACTTTGGTCCGTTTGTAGGTCCCTCTTCCGCGAAGAAGCCATCCCGAACTGAGGCCATTGATGATATCGAAAGCCCGCAAAGGCCGAAGCGATCTCCTGGCCATGGCATAGACACGGATCCTATTGCCGATGATCCACTGACGCCTCGCAAGCCAAAGGTTCACCCTGCTATGGCACTGTCAAAGGCCGCACAGGAAgatgccaaagccaacacTCCGTTGAATGTATCCGGGACTCAGTTTATTCTCCCTAGTAACCCGGATCCCGCCGTCATTTCTGAATTGCCGAATGACATCAGGAGTAGGTTAATGGGTCAGCGATCCCGACAGAGTCCTGCTCCAGAAGTACCAAGATTGGAAGGCCCTGCATCTATGGAGGCGCTGCTCCCTTCACAGATCGATGCGGACGTCTTCAACGCTCTTCCTGATGATATGAAAGCCGAAGTCCTGGCCACGTATGGACGAAGACCTGCTGTACCCCAATCTCCACGGAGAGACCAACATCTTGTACAGCCACGGAAGCAAACGACGCCTACCAAACAAGGTGGCATCCGGAGCATATTTGGCAAGGTCCAGCGTCAACGAGATGCACAGACCGGGGTGGTTCAGACAAACTTCAGGACACTCAGGCCAGGGTCTGAGAGCCCCATCGTGGAAGAAATTGAGGAGCTGGACGCCGAGTtcctcgccgagctgccAGAGGATGTGCGCAAGGAAGTAGTTGCtgaccaccgccgccgaaGAATGGCCCTCCGATCAGGCCTCGACGCTCCACCGCGGAGACACGCTACTTCAGATACAGAGAGTGTCTTGCCTGGTGGTCAGAGGAAGATAACCTTTCCCGCCCCTCCGCGAAAAGTAGCGTTTGCCAGCTCAGGAGTCACCTCGACACGAGAAGTCAAGGACATGCTTGATGCCTGGCACACCCAGACACGGCATGATGGGCCACACAGTAGTGATGTAGAGGTATTTGACAAGTACCTGCAAAAGGTAGTCAAGGAGGAGCGAGACCTTGAAAAGGTCGTCATTCTCATCAAGTGGCTGCATATCCTTGTGGAACAGGATGGAAGTCCGGGAAGGGGACAGGAATCATGGCGCGAAGCTGCAAAACAGGTCGAAAGTGCTGTGCAGGCTGCTGTAAAGGAGCGGGGATTCGGGCCATTGGATATTTAA
- the TERT gene encoding Telomerase reverse transcriptase, which yields MTSGRKRKRHERDASNSDNGVVACDGPVRRDLLRHAYATVLTLREYALLKLPSSSRLRRKKISSLGKGNSVSELEAAVSEFLDSTLICDSKAILQTDNALYAQWLSFSQNGDESHVTISGDLPASENTLSELVDFAIWSLFNRQKTPGAWPKHLLCDGYRKRTKEGDPQNTSIPGVWREYPNHHAAALRRQPWPQVLALLGHSGQRVMVDLLIERSIFVTIDAGIGNYYQISGIPLSELQFGGNRSSSNEPRKPSDISLVRSRIFYARPVLTARGRVRHGFKSIHVLNRCCAGKDDGTSHHAEKMKASTTKLTMYMFPRQFGLHNVFTSNVNVSETAQKFQDYTSREEEIKEFTKDPKHCSKNGTPRLPKRLRGEAWRLVQRLQILHSRCSYEELLRHYCPSQIGGSRAHESSFPLDERSQVTDLGKGQRRIEPPAPVATNDRQQIIPTPKPPLGGFQSNSVVKLATSSSQVSAFCQAALTHIVPNDFWGTGETLFHNKAMFLRSVDHFIRLRRFETMTLHEIYQGMKTAHIPWLQPPGVGTQKAGLTDIKKRCELFYEFLYYLFDSLLIPLIQTNFYVTESNTHRYQVFYFHHDVWRRIAEPTLSVMKSDMFEEMTITSANEILESRDLGFSQIRLLPKGQKLRPIMNLRRRQPTRTGAKVLKRSINSFLGPVHTALKFEKMTNPQQLASSLFSVSDMYAKLKMFKLSLPSGSSQLFFAKVDVQSAFDTIPQDAIIQLMKSIPSQQGYTFTKHAEVQPGERAMMAPEKTATKAIRRWHASVLARDMPPFVDRLRHGLASKKRNTVFVDRVALEGWDTESLLSLLADHVQRNLVKIGKKYYRQKRGIPQGSVLSSFLCNYFYADLERKHLGFLLGPDCLLMRLIDDFLLITLDKNKAVRFVETMHHGVPQYGVEVSPGKTLVNFDMQIDGKPVCKAGTTGFPYCGTRIDDRSLDITKDGEAKAAICVSNSLTVDYGRSAGQNFQRKVINAFKIQSHLMFFDTSHNAPRTVLDSLRGAFAETARKMWAYIRCLPKGRQPSTALITRTILKVSEVAFSIISSKSRKLRYPEYSCCIQKGQVMSAANDAFLDVLGKKQANYGPVIAWLKAQNKKSSAT from the exons ATGACTTCTGGCCGAAAGCGAAAGCGTCATGAGCGAGACGCGTCAAATTCGGACAACGGCGTCGTGGCTTGTGACGGGCCCGTCAGGAGGGATCTCCTACGACACGCTTATGCTACCGTATTGACTCTGCGGGAGTATGCCTTGCTCAAGCTTCCAAGCAGCTCCAGACTGCGTCGAAAAAAGATCAGTTCCCTCGGCAAGGGTAATTCCGTCAGTGAACTGGAAGCAGCCGTTTCCGAATTTCTGGATTCGACATTAATCTGCGACTCCAAGGCCATTTTGCAGACCGATAATGCCCTTTACGCACAGTGGTTGTCATTTTCGCAAAATGGAGACGAGTCGCATGTGACTATATCGGGTGACTTGCCCGCATCCGAGAACACGCTATCAGAG CTTGTGGACTTTGCCATATGGTCCCTTTTCAATAGGCAGAAGACGCCAGGTGCATGGCCGAAACACCTTCTCTGCGATGGATACCGTAAACGAACCAAAGAGGGTGATCCTCAAAACACTTCCATCCCAGGTGTGTGGAGGGAGTATCCGAATCATCACGCTGCGGCCTTGAGAcgacagccttggccgcagGTGCTGGCATTGCTGGGTCATTCGGGACAGAGAGTCATGGTTGATCTTCTCATTGAACGCTCCATTTTTGTGACAATTGACGCAGGAATTGGCAACTACTACCAGATAAGCG GCATTCCCCTCTCCGAGTTGCAATTTGGCGGTAACCGTAGTAGCTCCAACGAGCCTCGCAAACCGTCAGACATCTCACTGGTAAGAAGCCGCATATTCTATGCCAGGCCAGTTCTCACAGCGCGCGGCCGGGTTCGGCATGGTTTCAAATCCATTC ATGTTCTCAATCGGTGTTGCGCCGGCAAAGATGACGGGACGAGTCACCATGCCGAAAAAATGAAGGCGAGCACGACCAAGCTCACTATGTATATGTTTCCAAGACAGTTTGGGTTACACAATGTCTTCACTTCCAACGTGAACGTCTCGGAGACAGCGCAAAAGTTTCAAGACTACACCTcgcgggaggaggagatcAAAGAGTTTACCAAAGATCCTAAACATTGCTCAAAGAATGGGACACCAAGGCTGCCCAAGCGTCTAAGGGGGGAAGCCTGGCGCCTCGTTCAGAGACTTCAGATACTCCATAGCCGCTGTTCATACGAAGAACTTCTAAGACACTACTGCCCTTCTCAGATTGGCGGATCGCGGGCCCATGAATCCTCTTTTCCGCTGGACGAAAGATCCCAGGTGACGGACCTTGGCAAAGGGCAACGCAGAATAGAGCCGCCAGCCCCTGTTGCGACCAACGACCGTCAGCAGATAATCCCGACGCCCAAGCCGCCGCTGGGTGGCTTTCAATCCAACTCAGTGGTTAAATTAGCGACTTCATCCTCTCAGGTATCTGCATTTTGCCAGGCAGCTCTGACACATATCGTGCCCAACGATTTCTGGGGCACAGGTGAAACCCTTTTCCACAACAAGGCCATGTTCCTTCGCAGCGTCGACCACTTTATCAGACTTCGGCGATTTGAGACCATGACCTTGCACGAAATATACCAAGGGATGAAG ACGGCTCACATCCCATGGCTACAACCTCCAGGCGTGGGGACCCAAAAAGCCGGCCTGACGGACATAAAGAAACGCTGCGAGCTCTTTTACGAATTTTTGTATTATTTATTCGATTCATTACTGATACCACTCATCCAAACAAACTTTTATGTCACAGAGTCCAACACCCACCGCTACCAAGTGTTTTATTTCCACCACGATGTTTGGCGCCGTATCGCAGAACCAACTCTGTCGGTTATGAAGTCGGACATGTTCGAGGAGATGACAATCACCAGCGCCAATGAAATTCTTGAATCCAGGGATCTAGGATTCAGTCAAATTCGGCTGCTTCCCAAAGGACAAAAATTGCGACCAATTATGAATCTGCGCAGGAGACAACCAACTAGAACAGGGGCCAAGGTTCTGAAGCGCAGCATCAACTCCTTTCTTGGGCCAGTCCACACGGCTTTGAAGTTTGAAAAG ATGACGAACCCGCAACAACTAGCATCATCGCTGTTCTCCGTCAGCGACATGTATGCCAAACTCAAGATGTTTAAACTGTCTCTCCCCAGTGGATCGAGCCAATTGTTTTTCGCCAAGGTCGACGTCCAGTCCGCCTTCGACACCATCCCCCAAGACGCCATCATACAACTCATGAAATCCATACCAAGCCAGCAAGGATACACCTTCACCAAACACGCAGAAGTGCAACCCGGCGAgcgggccatgatggcaccAGAAAAGACTGCCACCAAAGCAATTCGGCGATGGCACGCATCCGTCCTTGCTCGGGACATGCCACCGTTCGTGGACCGGCTCCGGCATGGCCTAGCAAGTAAGAAGAGAAACACTGTTTTTGTCGACCGCGTAGCGCTGGAAGGTTGGGATACGGAATCGCTTCTTTCCCTGTTAGCCGACCATGTTCAAAGAAATTTGGTCAAGATTGGCAAGAAGTATTACCGTCAGAAACGGGGGATACCGCAAGGTTCGGTTTTATCCTCGTTTCTGTGTAATTACTTTTATGCAGACCTGGAGAGAAAGCACTTGGGCTTTCTTCTGGGCCCGGATTGCTTATTGATGAGGCTCATTGATGACTTTTTGCTCATCACACTCGATAAGAACAAGGCTGTGCGGTTTGTCGAGACGATGCATCACGGAGTTCCCCAGTATGGGGTGGAAGTCAGTCCCGGAAAGACGCTGGTCAATTTCGACATGCAGATTGATGGCAAACCCGTCTGCAAAGCTGGCACAACGGGATTCCCGTACTGCGGAACACGGATTGACGACAGGTCGTTGGACATTACCAAGGACGGGGAGGCGAAGGCTGCCATTT GTGTGTCGAACTCATTGACAGTGGACTATGGACGATCAGCAGGGCAAAACTTTCAGAGAAAAGTTATCA ATGCTTTCAAGATCCAGTCGCACCTCATGTTCTTTGATACATCGCACAATGCTCCACGGACTGTGCTTGATTCTTTGCGTGGTGCGTTTGCTGAGACGGCGCGCAAAATGTGGGCGTACATACGATGTTTGCCAAAGGGACGGCAGCCAAGTACGGCGCTGATTACTC GCACTATTTTGAAAGTTTCTGAAGTTGCATTTTCGATTATATCGAGCAAATCGAGAAAGTTGCGATATCCCGAGTATTCGTGTTGTATCCAAAAGGGACAAGTCATGAG TGCTGCTAATGATGCCTTTTTGGACGTGCTAGGCAAGAAACAGGCTAATTACGGTCCTGTTATCGCATGGTTGAAGGCACAGAATAAAAAGTCATCTGCCACGTGA
- the URH1 gene encoding Uridine nucleosidase produces the protein MLTLLLLLQDVFAILLAAYHPRINLLGVSSVFGNASLRQVPADHTTWNAASVLTAIGKEKQVPLYRGAAKALERPAVHAPEVHGESGLEGTFLLPKPECEPVEKDAVEAMFEALMAQPEETAWLVATGSLTNIGVLLRRYPQIISRIKGISIMGGSLGEGFSDAILGHADDKDRIGNIGFWAEFNILIDPEAAAEVFHNKEVAKKTTLVPLDLTHQVLATNDVRNMLLYGPGGNNEGKGKTTLRDMLVELLYFFAETYANVFGIAEGPPLHDPIAVAAVLIGTSDEIPFSEWHEKKSTHPKHNERFDVTIVTEGTFEEARAGTKQTGRTIAKALPAGEEGVRIPRSVDVARFWQEIEACVSRADTVNKKNDKAFWTEYKP, from the exons ATGCTGACATTGCTGCTTCTCTTGCAGGACGTATTCGCCATACTGTTGGCAGCATACCATCCTCGCATCAACCTACTCGGCGTTTCTTCAGTCTTTGGAAACGCATCGCTAAGGCAAGTCCCGGCCGA CCATACCACCTGGAATGCCGCGTCTGTCCTCACAGCCATTGGCAAAGAGAAACAAGTTCCCCTTTACCGaggcgccgccaaggccctAGAACGCCCTGCTGTTCATGCCCCCGAAGTCCATGGCGAATCCGGTCTAGAGGGAACCTTTCTGCTACCCAAGCCAGAATGCGAGCCTGTCGAGAAGGATGCTGTTGAAGCCATGTTCGAGGCTCTCATGGCCCAGCCAGAGGAGACAGCGTGGCTCGTGGCCACTGGCTCCCTCACCAACATCGGCGTCCTGTTGCGCAGGTACCCCCAGATCATATCCCGCATCAAGGGAATcagcatcatgggcggcTCCTTGGGAGAGGGCTTCTCAGACGCCATACTGGGCCACGCCGATGACAAGGACCGCATCGGCAACATCGGGTTCTGGGCAGAGTTCAACATCCTCATCGACCCCGAGGCAGCCGCCGAAGTGTTCCATAACAAGGAGGTcgccaagaagacgacgcTGGTGCCGCTCGATCTAACCCATCAGGTTCTGGCCACAAACGACGTGCGAAACATGCTACTGTACGGGCCGGGCGGCAATAACGAGGGCAAGGGTAAGACGACCTTGAGAGATATGCTCGTCGaattattatatttcttCGCGGAAACATATGC GAACGTCTTCGGCATCGCAGAAGGGCCACCGCTGCACGACCCCATCGCCGTCGCTGCGGTTCTCATCGGGACGTCCGACGAGATCCCCTTTTCAGAGTGGCACGAAAAGAAGAGCACACACCCCAAGCACAACGAGCGCTTCGATGTGACCATCGTCACGGAGGGGACCTTTGAAGAAGCCAGGGCGGGCACCAAACAGACAGGGCGCACCATTGCCAAGGCCTTGCCTGCCGGAGAGGAAGGCGTCAGAATACCTAGAAGTGTGGACGTCGCCCGGTTCTGGCAGGAGATTGAAGCCTGCGTTTCGCGCGCCGACACAgtcaacaagaagaatgatAAGGCCTTTTGGACAGAGTATAAACCGTGA
- the TPC1 gene encoding Mitochondrial thiamine pyrophosphate carrier 1, which produces MSARSTRLKDEGTKLQVVSAGAIAGLVSRFIVAPLDVVKIRLQLQPYSPSDPLSPLRTAPACRGTVATLRHILRHEGLTALWKGNVPAELLYVCYAAIQFTTYRTTTLFLQTALPTRLPDAAESFIAGASSGALATSITYPLDLLRTRFAAQGRRRIYTSLRSAVRDIRRDEGYRGFFRGISPALGQIVPFMGLFFVTYEGLRIQLSRFNVPWGGEDATAGVVGSIVAKTAVFPLDLVRKRIQVQGPTRTRYVYGDIPEYTSALRGIAAIARTEGLRGLYKGLPISLIKSAPASAVTVWTYERSLKLLMNLDASREAQL; this is translated from the exons ATGTCCGCTCGTAGCACGCGTCTCAAGGATGAGGGAACAAAACTCCAAGTTGTGTCCGCCGGCGCCATAGCAGGTCTTGTGTCTCG CTTCATCGTCGCGCCGCTGGACGTCGTGAAAATCCGTCTCCAGCTTCAGCCATACTCCCCCTCCGACCCCCTCAGCCCCTTGCGCACCGCGCCCGCGTGCCGCGGCACCGTCGCCACGCTCAGGCACATCCTCCGGCACGAAGGCCTCACCGCACTCTGGAAGGGCAATGTCCCCGCGGAGCTGCTCTACGTCTGCTACGCCGCCATACAGTTCACCACGTATCGCACCACGACGCTGTTTCTGCAGACGGCCCTGCCGACAAGGCTGCCCGACGCGGCCGAGAGCTTCATCGCGGGCGCGTCCTCGGGCGCCCTCGCCACCTCGATTACGTATCCTCTCGACTTGCTGAGGACGAGGTTTGCCGCCCAGGGCCGCCGCAGGATATACACCTCCCTGAGGAGCGCCGTGCGCGACATCAGGCGGGACGAGGGGTACCGGGGCTTCTTCCGGGGCATCAGCCCTGCGCTGGGCCAGATCGTGCCCTTTATGggcctcttcttcgtcacgTACGAGGGGCTGCGGATCCAGCTGTCGCGCTTCAACGTGCCGtggggcggcgaggacgcCACCGCCGGTGTTGTCGGCAGCAtcgtggccaagacggccgtgTTTCCCTTGGACCTGGTCCGGAAGAGGATACAGGTCCAGGGCCCGACGAGGACTCGCTACGTCTACGGCGACATACCCGAGTACACGAGCGCCCTGCGAGGaatcgccgccattgcaCGCACAGAGGGACTTCGCGGGCTGTACAAGGGCCTCCCCATCAGCCTGATAAAGTCTGCGCCCGCTAGCGCTGTCACCGTGTGGACATATGAGCGCAGTCTCAAGCTGTTGATGAATCTCGATGCAAGTCGAGAGGCTCAATTATAA
- the cnp3_1 gene encoding Inner kinetochore subunit cnp3: MDSITHQISEYARRVEHTEEPLVGQDVPLTEYQLVIRGGPTSQPETESKSNGNVEPAAHDQDLDAWETNEGTVRASVVVWQPSYQLQLWPPIEAIEVDIADEQIAISASAIETWEIPGATFSYAKTLHTPYMGAGVVDIPPGGEKRTKNARMMQMVFFVHYGKVLVTVHQTRFRISTGGIWTVPRGNYYGIVNDGEGPARIFFSQACETMPETL; the protein is encoded by the exons ATGGATAGCATCACCCATCAAATTTCCGAGTATGCCCGGCGGGTAGAACACACAGAGGAACCACTGGTGGGACAAGACGTGCCTCTTACCGAGTATCAACTCGTCATAAGGGGAGGCCCGACAAGTCAGCCAGAGACAGAGTCCAAGTCGAACGGCAACGTTGAACCGGCCGCCCATGACCAAGACTTGGACGCTTGGGAGACAAACGAAGGCACGGTCCGCGccagcgtcgtcgtctggcaGCCAAGTTACCAACTCCAACTCTGGCCACCGATCGAAGCCATCGAGGTTGATATTGCAGACGAGCAGATTGCTATATCGGCCAGCGCGATCGAGACTTGGGAAATCCCAGGGGCCACCTTTAGCTACGCCAAAACCCTTCACACGCCGTACATGGGCGCGGGCGTGGTGGATATCCCCCCCGGCGGCGAGAAGAGAACCAAGAACGCAAGGATGATGCAAATGGTGTTTTTTGTGCATTATGGAAAGGTCTTGGTGACGGTCCACCAGACCAGGTTTCGAATCTCGACTGGTGGCATCTGGACTGTGCCTAGGG GGAATTATTATGGCATTGTGAATGACGGTGAAGGTCCTGCGAGGATCTTCTTCTCGCAGGCGTGCGAAACCATGCCCGAGACTTTGTGA